In Chromatiaceae bacterium, the DNA window TGGGGTCCACCTATGCCCTGGTGGCCCTGGGCTTCGCCATCATCTATAACGCCTCGGACGTGGTAAACCTGGCCCAGGGGGAATTCGTGATGCTGGGGGCCATGAGCGCCATCTCCCTGTCGGCGGGGCAGGGCGTGCCACTGCCGGTGGCGATCCTCCTGGCGGTGCTGATTACCCTGATCCTGGGGTTGATGCTGCAACGCTTCGCCATTGCCCCAGCCCGGGGGATAACGGTGGTGGGGACCATCATCATCACCATCGGCGCCTCCATCTTCCTGCGGGGCCTGGCCCTGCTCATCTGGGGCAAGGACATCCACGCCCTGCCGCATTTCTCCGGCGAGACCCCGATCCGCCTGGGCGAGGTCACCCTGCTGCCGCAGAATCTCTGGGTCATGGGGGGCGCGGCGGTGCTGGTGCTGGCGGTCCATCTCTTTTTCAATCGGACCCTCTTGGGCAAGGCCATCCTCGCCTGTTCCTGCAATCGGACCGCGGCCCAGCTCGTGGGCATCAATGTGGGCCGCATGCTGCTGGTGGCCTACGGCCTCTCGGCCATGCTGGGCGCCATGGCGGGGGTCCTGGTGGCGCCCATCACCTATACCTCCTATGACGCCGGCATCATGCTTGGCCTCAAGGGCTTCGCCGCCGCCATCCTGGGTGGCATGGGTAATCCCATGGGCGCCGTGGCGGGCGGCCTGCTGCTGGGTCTGCTGGAGTCCCTGGCCGCGGGCCTCATTTCCTCGGGCTACAAGGACGCCATCGCCTTCGTCATCCTGCTGCTGGTGCTCTTCCTGCGCCCAAGCGGCCTCTTTGGCCGCGCCTCGGCGGAGCGGGTCTGAAGCCATCATGAAGCGTCTGCGTGGCTGGTGGCTGCTGGCGGTGGCGCTCGCCGCTCTTCCCCTCATCTTTCCCGGTAACTACTACGTCATCGTAGTGGGGGCCGCCGCCGGTCTGTTCGCGATTCTGGCGGTCGGGCTCAACCTGCTGATGGGTTACGCCGGCCAGATTTCCCTGGGTCATGCCGCCTTTTTTGGCCTCGGCGCCTATGCTTCGGCGATTCTCACCAGCCGCCATGGCTGGAACCCCTGGCTGGCCATTGGCGCGGGCCTGGTGGTCACCGGCCTGATTGCCTATCTCATCGCCCGCCCCGTCCTGCGCCTGAAGGGGCACTATCTGGCCATGGCGACCCTGGGCTTTGGCATCATCATCCATATCCTGCTGGTCCAGACGGGTAGCCTGACCGGGGGGCCCGACGGCATTGGCGAGATACCGCCCCTGTCCCTCTTCGGCTGGGCCATCGATACCGATGAGCGCTGGTATGGCGTCATCGCCGCCGCCCTGCTGCTCGTCGTGCTGCTGGCCCTCAACCTCATGGACTCCCGCACCGGCCGGGCCCTGCGCGCCCTCCACGGCTCCGAGGTGGCGGCGGGCCTGATGGGCATCGACACGGCGGCGGCCAAGACCTCCGTTTTCGTCCTTGCCGCTCTGACGGCGGGCCTGGCCGGCAGCCTCTTCGCCCACCAGCAGGCCTTCGTCAGCCCGGATTCCTTCAACTTCTTCGTCTCCATCGAACTGGTCACCATGGTGGTGCTGGGGGGTATGGCCTCCACTTACGGGGCCATCCTGGGCGCCCTGATCCTGACCTTCCTGCCCGAGTTACTGGTGGTGTTCGAGGATTACGAGGTCCTGATCTTCGGCGCCATCCTCATGCTGATCATGATCTTCCTGCCCCAGGGCATCGTCGGCGGCCTGCGGGACCTCTGGCGGTTGGGGCGGCCCCGACCGGGCCCCCGGGGCACGGGGGGCCAGGATGCTGCTTGAGGCCAGCGGGCTCACCAAGTCCTTCGGGGGCGTCACCGCCATCGCCGATCTGGACTTCGGCGTGCCCGAGGGCCTGGTCTATGCCGTCATCGGGCCCAACGGCGCCGGCAAGACCACCCTCTTTAATATCATTTCCGGCATCTACCGTCCGGACGAGGGCCGGTTGAGCTTCGCGGGTCAGGACCTCATCGGTCGGGCGACGCATCAAATCGCTCGTCTGGGTATGTCGCGGACTTTTCAGAATCTCCAGATCTTCTTCAATATGAGCGTGCTGGAGAACGTCATGGTGGGCGGCCATGCCCGCGCCCGGACGGGCCTGGCCGGGGCCCTGCTGCGCCTGCCGCGCATGCGCCGGGAGGAGGAACAGATCCGCCACTGGGCGGGGGAGGCCCTGGACTTCTGCGACCTGGGGGGGCTGAAGGGCCGTCAGGCCAGTGAACTGCCCTATGGGGCCCTCAAGCGCCTGGAGATCGCCCGCGCCCTGGCCGCCCGGCCGCGCCTGCTGCTGATGGACGAACCCGCCGCCGGCCTCAATGACACCGAGACCCTGGAGATGCGTGGCCTCATCGGGCGCATCCGGGATCAGGGCATCACCATCCTGCTGGTGGAGCACAACATGGGGCTGGTGATGCGGGTCTCGGACCGCATCCTGGTCCTGGATTACGGCAGCCGGCTGGCGGAGGGCACCCCCGCAGAGGTCCGCGCCAATCCCCAGGTCGTGGCCGCCTATCTGGGGGGGGAGGTCCACTATGCCGTCGAGTGAGCCCCTGCTCCAGGTGCGCGGCCTGCGCGGTCGTTACGGTCCGGTCGAGGTCCTGCACGGCGTGGACCTCCAGGTCGAGGTTGGCGAGCTGGTGGCCATCGTCGGCGCCAATGGCGCCGGCAAGACCACCCTGCTGCATATCCTCTCCGGCATCCATCGCGCCAGCGCCGGCCAGATCCTGCTGGAGGGCCAGGACATCGGCCGCCTCCCTCCCCATCGCATCGTCCAGGCGGGCCTCTGCCAGGTCCCCGAGGGCCGTCAGGTCTTCGCCCCCCTCAGCGTCGAGGACAACCTGCGCCTGGGTGGCTACTCCCAGCGCCACCAACCGGCCTGGGTGGAACAGCAACTCCGGTTCATCTATGCCCTCTTCCCCATCCTGGAGGAGCGCCGCGCCCAGACCGCCGGCACCCTGTCGGGGGGCCAGCAGCAGATGCTCGCCATTGGTCGCGCCCTGCTGGCCCGGCCGCGCCTCCTGTTACTCGACGAGCCCTCCATGGGCCTGGCGCCCCTGCTGGTGGAGGAGATCCTGCGGGTGGTGCGGGAGCTCAATCAGCAGGGGGTGACCATCCTGCTGGTTGAACAGAACGCCCGTGCCGCCCTGGGCGTGGCCCATCGCGGCTATGTCCTGGAGACGGGCCGGGTGGCCATGGCCGCCCCCGCCGCGACCCTCCTGCAGGACGAGGGGATCAAACGGGCCTATCTGGGGTATTGACTACCAAAGGAAACAGCGATGTACGTCGAGCAAATCATGAGCCGGCCGGTGGACACCGTCACCGCCGACCTCAAACTGAGCCAGGTGGCGCACCTGATGCGCGAGAAGGGGCGGCGCTTCCTGCCCGTGGTGGACGGGACCGGGCGCCTCCTGGGTCTCCTGTCGCACCGGGAGCTGGAAAAGGCGGAACCCTCGGCCATCACCACCCTGTCCGTCGGCGAGGTCAACTATCTGATGGCCAAGGTCAAGGTCGAACAGGTCATGCGCCGGGAGGTGATCAGCTGCGGTCCCGGGACCCTGGTGGAGGTGGCGGGCCAACTGATGCGCGACCGGGGCATCGGTTGCCTGCCGGTGGTCGATGGCGAGGGTCGCCTGCTGGGCATCGTCACCGATGACGACATCCTCGATTTCTTCCTGGCCATCACGGGTTGCGGTCTGGAGGACACCACCCGCATCGCCGTCCACCTCCCGGATCGCGCCGGCGAACTAGCCAAGTTTCTGGCCGCCATCAACGGTCAGGGCGGCTATATCGCGACCGTGGTCTCGCCGGTGGCGCCGGACGCCACGGGCATGCGCATCGTCATTGTCCGCTTCCGCGCCGCCGATCCCGTAGCCCTTGATCAGCATTTACGTGGCCTGGGCTATGACCTCTATACCGAGCAATTGGCCACCGCCCGATGAATGATCCGCACCCTAACCCCGACCACGAGGCCGAGCGCGTCGGCCGCTGGCTGGCAGAGGAGGATCGCCTGGCGCGCCTGCTGGGCATGGAGCTGGTCACGGTGACCCCCGGGGCCTGCCAGGTGCGTATGGCAGTGCGGGCCGACATGCTCAACGCCGTCGGCCTGACCCATGGCGGCGCCACCTATGCACTGGCCGACTTCGCCTTTGCCGTGGCCTCCAACAGCCATGGCACCGTGGCGGTCGCCCTGGCTACCCAGATGAGCTATCCGGCCGCCAGCCGCCTGGGCGACACCCTGATCGCGGACGCCCGGGAGGTCAGCCGGGGCGAACGCACCGGCCTCTATGCCATCGAGGTCAGGACCACCAGGGGCAAACTGGTGGGCCATTTTTCCGGCACCGTATTTCGGCGCGGCGAGCCGATCACGCAGTGGATGAAACCAACGAACCCTGGGGACAAGTCATGATCCTGCACACCAAAGTCGAGACCCTGCCGCGCGAGGACCTGGAGCGGCTCCAGCTCAAGCGCCTGCAAACCACCGTCGAGCGCTGCTATTGCACCGTCGGCTTTTATCATGACGCCCTGGACGAATTGGGCGTCAAGCCCCGCCACATCCAGACCCTGGCCGATACCCGCCTGCTGCC includes these proteins:
- a CDS encoding CBS domain-containing protein, translated to MYVEQIMSRPVDTVTADLKLSQVAHLMREKGRRFLPVVDGTGRLLGLLSHRELEKAEPSAITTLSVGEVNYLMAKVKVEQVMRREVISCGPGTLVEVAGQLMRDRGIGCLPVVDGEGRLLGIVTDDDILDFFLAITGCGLEDTTRIAVHLPDRAGELAKFLAAINGQGGYIATVVSPVAPDATGMRIVIVRFRAADPVALDQHLRGLGYDLYTEQLATAR
- the paaI gene encoding hydroxyphenylacetyl-CoA thioesterase PaaI, encoding MNDPHPNPDHEAERVGRWLAEEDRLARLLGMELVTVTPGACQVRMAVRADMLNAVGLTHGGATYALADFAFAVASNSHGTVAVALATQMSYPAASRLGDTLIADAREVSRGERTGLYAIEVRTTRGKLVGHFSGTVFRRGEPITQWMKPTNPGDKS
- a CDS encoding branched-chain amino acid ABC transporter permease, with amino-acid sequence MKRLRGWWLLAVALAALPLIFPGNYYVIVVGAAAGLFAILAVGLNLLMGYAGQISLGHAAFFGLGAYASAILTSRHGWNPWLAIGAGLVVTGLIAYLIARPVLRLKGHYLAMATLGFGIIIHILLVQTGSLTGGPDGIGEIPPLSLFGWAIDTDERWYGVIAAALLLVVLLALNLMDSRTGRALRALHGSEVAAGLMGIDTAAAKTSVFVLAALTAGLAGSLFAHQQAFVSPDSFNFFVSIELVTMVVLGGMASTYGAILGALILTFLPELLVVFEDYEVLIFGAILMLIMIFLPQGIVGGLRDLWRLGRPRPGPRGTGGQDAA
- a CDS encoding ABC transporter ATP-binding protein, with the translated sequence MLLEASGLTKSFGGVTAIADLDFGVPEGLVYAVIGPNGAGKTTLFNIISGIYRPDEGRLSFAGQDLIGRATHQIARLGMSRTFQNLQIFFNMSVLENVMVGGHARARTGLAGALLRLPRMRREEEQIRHWAGEALDFCDLGGLKGRQASELPYGALKRLEIARALAARPRLLLMDEPAAGLNDTETLEMRGLIGRIRDQGITILLVEHNMGLVMRVSDRILVLDYGSRLAEGTPAEVRANPQVVAAYLGGEVHYAVE
- a CDS encoding branched-chain amino acid ABC transporter permease; translation: MWDQILQFVLTGITLGSTYALVALGFAIIYNASDVVNLAQGEFVMLGAMSAISLSAGQGVPLPVAILLAVLITLILGLMLQRFAIAPARGITVVGTIIITIGASIFLRGLALLIWGKDIHALPHFSGETPIRLGEVTLLPQNLWVMGGAAVLVLAVHLFFNRTLLGKAILACSCNRTAAQLVGINVGRMLLVAYGLSAMLGAMAGVLVAPITYTSYDAGIMLGLKGFAAAILGGMGNPMGAVAGGLLLGLLESLAAGLISSGYKDAIAFVILLLVLFLRPSGLFGRASAERV
- a CDS encoding ABC transporter ATP-binding protein; this encodes MLQVRGLRGRYGPVEVLHGVDLQVEVGELVAIVGANGAGKTTLLHILSGIHRASAGQILLEGQDIGRLPPHRIVQAGLCQVPEGRQVFAPLSVEDNLRLGGYSQRHQPAWVEQQLRFIYALFPILEERRAQTAGTLSGGQQQMLAIGRALLARPRLLLLDEPSMGLAPLLVEEILRVVRELNQQGVTILLVEQNARAALGVAHRGYVLETGRVAMAAPAATLLQDEGIKRAYLGY